The following are encoded together in the Flavobacterium haoranii genome:
- a CDS encoding response regulator transcription factor produces MKKKDIKILLVDDEQDILEIVGYNLEQEGYQISTASNGKEAIVKAKKELPHLIIMDVMMPEMDGIEACENIRKIPELENTVITFLTARSEDYSQVAGFDAGADDYIAKPIKPKVLVSKVKALLRRLKEDDGSSDVLKVGNIEINREEYKIIRQDEEIVLPRKEFELFYLLATKPGKVFTREEILDKVWGNEVVVGGRTIDVHIRKLREKIGDDFFKTIKGVGYKIEF; encoded by the coding sequence ATGAAGAAGAAGGATATTAAAATCTTATTAGTTGACGATGAGCAAGATATACTTGAGATTGTAGGGTATAATCTTGAACAAGAAGGATATCAAATTAGTACGGCATCAAATGGTAAAGAAGCAATCGTAAAAGCTAAAAAAGAACTTCCACATTTAATAATTATGGATGTTATGATGCCTGAAATGGATGGTATCGAAGCTTGTGAAAATATCCGTAAAATCCCTGAATTAGAAAACACCGTTATCACTTTTTTAACCGCTCGTTCTGAAGATTATTCTCAAGTTGCTGGATTTGATGCTGGTGCCGATGATTATATTGCAAAACCAATTAAACCAAAAGTTCTTGTAAGCAAAGTAAAAGCTTTACTAAGAAGATTAAAAGAAGATGATGGTTCAAGCGATGTGCTAAAAGTTGGTAACATTGAAATCAATAGAGAAGAGTACAAAATAATAAGACAAGACGAAGAAATTGTTTTACCTAGAAAAGAATTCGAATTGTTTTATTTATTAGCTACAAAACCTGGAAAAGTTTTTACTAGGGAAGAAATTCTTGATAAAGTTTGGGGTAACGAAGTTGTTGTAGGTGGTAGAACAATTGATGTGCACATTAGAAAATTGAGAGAAAAAATTGGTGATGATTTTTTTAAAACCATTAAAGGAGTGGGTTATAAAATTGAATTTTAA
- a CDS encoding TonB-dependent receptor: MKLKILLPFLFFISLTFAQTGTVSGVILDKEFNNEPLPFANITVKGSTQGASTDDQGRYSITLKPGNYTLVIAFLGYETKEIPFTLKAGEKKVINHTLEASGVQLADIVITHTVSKESEQALLQEQQKAVEIKQAIGAEEISKKGISDVAAAVAKTTGISKSESSSGIFVRGLGDRYNMTTLNGLPLPSNNPSTKNISLDLFSTDIVEYIGIDKTYNYKNYGDFAGANIDIVSKNYTGSGMLEVGTGFGVNSNAVSQDKFYLQDGPNYYGFTNQSEPKNGLADYNFSTSWNKHAETPVNTSYYLRGGDSYSVGDNGKFSFFINGSFDNSYTYKEGVLRGSVTSDGTAKVDLFQKSYNYSTSTNGMLNLAYKINNKNTIKTNTLYINSSNQNHSEYTGVLDIFDIAPNGGGYQRRSTFDRTSLLVNQLLGDHKLFDEKVDFNWGLSYNMMTNVIPDRMQNTFIPRNDDDLSQGLVPSNFNKAHNHRYYQEMTDDEVAGNFSASYKFKKDEDGKYRGKFTAGYSGRYKLIDFNAIQYNLQTANTAQPNIDVNNIDAYYNQNNFDAGLFTLSTLFGDINSPNGYTPQSYSGQQIISAGYGAIDYQFTPRLFVNVAFRSEFIIQDIEYLTTLVPTTTKKFFDTMEYLPSLAAKYELTEKQNLKLAASKSYTLPQFKERAPFQYEEINQVYFGNPYLYNSTDYNFDLKWEYFPKNGEVISVTGFGKYIQNPINQTTVASAANDISYVNSGEKAVGFGAEFEFRKFLFNVENNSTNESTNLALGINLSYLHTNQDLDRNKVQQETRGTINAFFTETSSGLTGASDLLANTDLSFNMNMKNDKALTMTATCGYFSDRIYALGTNYKGDIVDKAVLTTDFILKYKVNKNLGIGLSAKNLNDPKITRVQENKTVQDVTISEYRKGRNFGLSIKYEF, encoded by the coding sequence ATGAAACTTAAAATTTTATTACCATTTTTATTCTTTATCTCGTTAACATTTGCGCAAACTGGAACTGTATCGGGAGTAATTTTAGATAAAGAATTTAACAATGAGCCACTACCTTTTGCAAATATTACAGTTAAAGGTTCAACTCAAGGTGCTTCAACTGACGATCAAGGTCGTTATTCGATAACCTTAAAACCAGGTAATTATACACTAGTAATCGCTTTCTTAGGATACGAAACTAAAGAAATTCCATTTACTTTAAAAGCCGGAGAGAAAAAAGTTATCAATCATACTTTAGAAGCTAGTGGAGTTCAACTTGCAGACATTGTGATTACGCATACTGTTTCTAAAGAAAGTGAACAAGCTTTATTACAAGAACAACAAAAAGCAGTAGAAATTAAACAAGCTATTGGCGCAGAAGAGATTTCTAAAAAAGGAATTAGTGATGTTGCTGCTGCAGTTGCTAAAACAACAGGTATCTCAAAATCTGAAAGTTCAAGTGGAATATTTGTAAGAGGATTAGGAGATCGTTATAACATGACAACTTTAAATGGATTACCATTACCTTCAAATAACCCTTCTACTAAAAATATTTCATTAGATTTATTTTCAACAGATATCGTAGAATATATTGGTATTGATAAAACTTACAATTATAAAAACTACGGTGACTTCGCTGGTGCAAACATAGATATTGTTTCTAAAAATTATACAGGATCAGGAATGTTAGAAGTGGGGACTGGATTTGGCGTAAACTCAAACGCTGTTTCTCAAGATAAATTTTATTTACAAGATGGACCAAATTATTATGGTTTTACAAATCAGAGTGAACCAAAAAATGGTTTAGCTGATTATAATTTTTCAACAAGTTGGAACAAACATGCTGAAACACCTGTTAATACTTCTTACTACTTAAGAGGTGGAGATTCTTATTCAGTTGGAGACAATGGTAAATTTAGTTTCTTTATTAATGGATCTTTTGATAATTCTTATACATACAAAGAAGGAGTATTAAGAGGATCTGTTACTTCTGATGGTACAGCTAAAGTTGATTTGTTTCAAAAATCATATAACTATTCTACATCAACAAATGGAATGTTGAATTTAGCTTATAAAATCAACAACAAGAACACTATTAAAACTAATACTTTATATATCAATTCAAGTAATCAAAATCATAGTGAGTATACTGGAGTATTAGATATTTTTGATATTGCTCCTAACGGTGGAGGTTACCAAAGACGTTCTACATTTGATAGAACAAGTTTATTGGTAAATCAATTACTTGGAGATCATAAATTATTTGATGAAAAAGTTGATTTTAATTGGGGACTATCATACAACATGATGACAAATGTTATTCCTGATCGTATGCAAAACACTTTTATCCCAAGAAATGATGATGATTTAAGTCAAGGATTGGTACCATCAAACTTTAATAAAGCGCATAATCATAGATATTATCAAGAAATGACTGACGATGAAGTTGCTGGTAATTTCTCAGCTTCTTATAAATTTAAAAAAGATGAAGACGGAAAATACAGAGGAAAGTTTACAGCTGGTTATAGTGGAAGATATAAATTAATTGATTTTAATGCCATTCAATATAACCTTCAAACAGCTAATACAGCTCAACCTAATATTGACGTTAACAATATTGACGCTTACTATAACCAGAACAACTTTGATGCAGGATTATTTACTTTAAGTACTTTATTTGGAGATATAAATTCACCAAATGGGTACACTCCTCAAAGTTATAGTGGCCAACAAATTATCTCAGCAGGATATGGTGCTATTGATTATCAATTTACACCAAGATTATTTGTTAATGTTGCATTTAGATCAGAGTTTATTATTCAGGATATAGAATATTTAACAACTCTAGTACCTACAACAACTAAGAAATTTTTCGATACAATGGAGTATTTACCATCTTTAGCTGCTAAATATGAATTAACTGAAAAACAAAATTTAAAACTTGCAGCAAGTAAGAGTTATACTTTACCACAATTCAAAGAAAGAGCTCCTTTTCAATATGAAGAAATTAATCAAGTATATTTTGGTAATCCATACTTATACAATTCTACTGATTATAACTTTGATTTAAAATGGGAATATTTCCCTAAAAATGGAGAAGTAATTTCAGTTACTGGTTTTGGAAAATACATCCAAAACCCAATAAATCAAACTACTGTTGCTTCTGCAGCAAATGATATTTCTTATGTAAACTCAGGTGAAAAAGCAGTAGGTTTTGGAGCAGAATTTGAATTTAGAAAATTCTTATTTAATGTAGAAAACAACTCAACAAACGAGTCTACTAATTTAGCATTAGGAATTAATCTTTCATACTTACATACAAATCAAGATTTAGATAGAAATAAAGTACAACAAGAAACACGAGGAACAATAAACGCATTCTTTACTGAAACATCTAGTGGTTTAACTGGAGCTTCTGATTTGTTAGCTAATACAGATTTAAGTTTTAACATGAACATGAAAAATGACAAGGCTTTAACAATGACAGCAACTTGTGGTTATTTTTCAGATAGAATTTATGCTTTAGGTACAAATTATAAAGGAGATATTGTTGACAAAGCTGTATTAACCACAGATTTTATCTTGAAGTATAAAGTAAATAAAAATTTAGGAATTGGATTATCAGCTAAAAATCTAAATGATCCTAAAATTACTAGAGTTCAAGAAAACAAAACGGTCCAAGATGTAACAATCTCTGAATATAGAAAAGGTAGAAATTTCGGATTATCAATTAAATACGAATTCTAA
- a CDS encoding T9SS type A sorting domain-containing protein yields the protein MIKKYFYILLFIFSFSSFCATAQDLKGSSDFGKNQEQPNLEGLSIYPNPTNSGKIFISSKSLAEKKIEIFDVLGKRVLETITSNKEVNVSILKPGVYIIKVKEGDASVTRKLIIN from the coding sequence ATGATAAAAAAATACTTTTATATTTTACTTTTTATCTTCTCTTTCTCAAGTTTTTGTGCTACTGCTCAAGACTTAAAGGGTTCATCTGATTTTGGAAAAAATCAAGAACAACCTAATTTAGAAGGACTTTCAATATATCCTAATCCTACAAATTCTGGTAAAATTTTTATTTCATCGAAATCTCTAGCAGAAAAAAAGATTGAAATATTTGACGTGTTAGGAAAACGAGTACTTGAAACCATTACTTCAAATAAAGAAGTAAATGTTAGTATTCTAAAGCCTGGTGTTTATATTATTAAAGTAAAAGAAGGAGATGCTTCTGTTACTAGAAAATTGATTATCAACTAA
- a CDS encoding T9SS type A sorting domain-containing protein: protein MKKLYFLLFLFVTTLSFGQATDLYFSMYGEGSSNNKFIEIYNGTGSDVDLGDYSVELYSNGAATATNTLTFTAGTMLTAGDVYVAYNGSANATIVSAGDASSSVCNFNGDDALALLKLGSVIDVIGQIGTDPGASWAVGSTPDGTVNHTIIRKSSVCSPNPVNLASFGTDDTNSEWTVYPSDDQWGQIGTHNGCSSSPSLVISSPTDGTTFNPLTTSVDVTLSINNFVVANGTGDGHIHYTINGGSVVMKYDTTPISVPVTAGNSYTVYVELVDNSHNPIAPAVNATVNFDVAAYNVVATIADVRNDVITNGAGRYYQITGEALVTYTRPATRNQKYIQDATAGILIDDNTNIITNTFNIGDGMTGLRGQTSLFNGVLQFLPVEDITVSSTGNTITPQVVTVADITGNIEAYESELVKINGVTFTDGNGSNTFAINTNYDITDTNTMVFRSMFGEADYVVNSDLIPTGPTDIIVLVAEFNGTAQVVARSLADVTLSTNSFNAIDGLVMYPNPVSGNNLFFTSTNNGEMNVQIFDILGKEVIKANVINNQVNVSGLNAGVYIVKVTEAGKTATRKLVVK, encoded by the coding sequence ATGAAAAAACTTTACTTTTTATTATTTTTATTTGTAACCACTTTGTCTTTTGGACAAGCTACGGATTTATACTTTAGTATGTATGGAGAAGGGTCTTCAAACAACAAGTTTATTGAAATTTATAACGGTACTGGTTCTGATGTCGATTTAGGAGATTATTCAGTTGAATTATACTCTAATGGTGCAGCTACAGCTACTAACACATTAACTTTTACAGCAGGCACGATGTTAACTGCTGGTGATGTTTATGTAGCTTACAATGGGTCTGCTAATGCTACTATTGTTTCAGCAGGTGACGCAAGTTCTTCGGTTTGCAATTTTAATGGTGATGACGCTTTGGCTCTTTTAAAGTTAGGTTCTGTTATTGATGTAATTGGTCAAATTGGAACTGACCCAGGAGCTTCTTGGGCTGTTGGCAGTACTCCTGACGGAACAGTTAACCATACAATAATCAGAAAAAGTTCTGTGTGTAGCCCAAATCCAGTAAATCTAGCTTCTTTTGGAACTGATGACACTAATTCAGAATGGACTGTTTACCCAAGCGATGATCAATGGGGGCAAATAGGAACTCACAATGGCTGTTCTTCATCTCCATCGTTAGTAATTTCTTCACCAACAGATGGAACAACTTTCAATCCTTTAACAACATCTGTTGATGTTACATTATCAATAAACAACTTTGTAGTTGCAAACGGTACTGGTGATGGACATATTCATTACACAATTAATGGTGGTAGTGTAGTTATGAAATATGACACAACCCCAATTAGCGTTCCAGTTACAGCTGGTAATTCGTACACTGTTTATGTGGAGTTAGTCGACAATTCTCACAATCCAATAGCTCCTGCTGTAAATGCTACTGTTAATTTTGACGTTGCTGCATACAATGTGGTTGCTACTATTGCAGATGTTAGAAACGATGTAATTACGAATGGCGCTGGAAGATATTATCAAATTACAGGTGAAGCATTAGTAACATATACTAGACCAGCTACAAGAAATCAGAAATATATTCAAGATGCAACTGCTGGTATTTTAATTGATGACAATACTAATATTATTACAAATACGTTCAATATTGGTGATGGAATGACAGGATTAAGAGGGCAAACTTCATTATTTAATGGAGTTCTTCAATTCTTACCTGTAGAAGACATTACTGTTTCTTCAACAGGAAATACTATAACCCCTCAAGTTGTTACCGTTGCTGATATTACTGGTAACATTGAAGCTTACGAAAGTGAATTAGTAAAAATCAATGGAGTTACTTTCACAGACGGAAACGGATCGAACACTTTTGCAATAAACACTAATTATGATATAACAGACACAAACACTATGGTTTTCCGCAGTATGTTTGGTGAAGCTGATTATGTTGTAAATTCTGATTTAATCCCAACTGGACCAACAGATATTATTGTTTTAGTTGCTGAATTCAACGGCACTGCACAAGTAGTAGCTAGAAGTTTAGCAGATGTTACTTTAAGTACAAATTCTTTCAATGCAATTGATGGTTTAGTAATGTATCCAAATCCAGTATCTGGAAATAACTTATTCTTTACTTCTACAAACAATGGAGAAATGAATGTTCAAATCTTCGACATTTTAGGTAAAGAAGTTATTAAAGCTAATGTTATTAACAATCAAGTAAATGTTTCTGGATTAAACGCTGGCGTTTACATTGTTAAAGTTACTGAAGCTGGAAAAACTGCTACAAGAAAATTAGTTGTAAAATAA
- a CDS encoding LuxE/PaaK family acyltransferase, with protein MIDSTDIFSISGKKDFEKIAMKVFRFQYENNLVYQEFCNFLKRNPSNVKSVIDIPFLPIQFFKSHEVLSSKESIQQTFTSSRTTGMQTSKHHVTDISLYEISYRKGFSEFYGNIENYCVLALLPSYLEREGSSLIYMIEDLIELSNHPDSGFYLHNYNELIQKLEELDNAGQNVLLIGVTYALLDLVEQHQFDLKNTIIMETGGMKGKRKEMIREELHTILCNGFGVPTIHSEYGMTELLSQAYSLGNGIFECPPWMQIIIRDPEDALTLLPQGKNGGINVIDLANINSCSFIATQDLGKKYPNHSFEVLGRFDNSDIRGCNLMVL; from the coding sequence ATGATTGATTCAACAGACATATTCTCTATTTCTGGTAAAAAAGATTTTGAAAAAATCGCCATGAAAGTTTTTCGTTTCCAATACGAAAACAATTTAGTCTATCAAGAGTTTTGTAACTTTTTAAAGCGAAATCCTTCAAATGTAAAATCGGTAATTGATATTCCTTTTTTACCTATTCAGTTTTTTAAAAGTCACGAAGTTTTAAGCTCGAAAGAATCTATCCAGCAAACTTTTACAAGTAGTAGAACAACTGGAATGCAAACTAGTAAACATCACGTTACTGATATTTCACTTTATGAAATAAGTTACCGAAAAGGTTTTTCAGAATTTTACGGAAATATTGAAAACTATTGTGTTTTAGCTTTATTACCATCTTATCTCGAACGCGAAGGTTCATCTTTGATTTATATGATAGAAGATTTAATAGAATTGAGCAACCATCCCGATTCTGGTTTTTATCTTCATAATTACAACGAATTAATTCAAAAGCTTGAAGAACTCGATAACGCAGGTCAAAATGTATTACTAATTGGTGTTACTTATGCACTTTTAGATTTAGTAGAACAACATCAATTCGACTTAAAAAACACCATTATAATGGAAACGGGTGGCATGAAAGGAAAACGCAAAGAAATGATTCGCGAAGAACTTCATACTATATTGTGTAATGGTTTTGGAGTTCCTACAATTCATTCAGAATATGGGATGACCGAATTATTATCTCAAGCTTATTCTCTTGGAAATGGAATATTTGAGTGCCCGCCGTGGATGCAAATTATTATTCGCGATCCAGAAGATGCACTTACACTTTTACCTCAAGGTAAAAATGGTGGCATTAATGTTATTGACTTAGCCAATATAAATTCTTGTAGTTTTATTGCCACACAGGATTTGGGAAAAAAATATCCCAACCATTCTTTCGAAGTGCTGGGACGTTTTGATAATTCTGATATTAGAGGTTGTAATTTAATGGTTTTATAA
- the tyrS gene encoding tyrosine--tRNA ligase, translated as MKNLVEELRWRGLVHDLMPGTEEQLKNPTTAYIGFDPTSDSLHIGSLVPIILLKHLRDFGHKPIALVGGATGMIGDPSGKSDERNLLDETTLNKNVDGIKGVLSRFLDFEATDANAPILVNNYDWMKTFSFISFARDVGKRITVNYMMAKDSVKKRLSGEVGEGMSFTEFTYQLIQGYDFYHLHKEYNCVLQMGGSDQWGNITTGTELIRRMNVGIDENAKAFAMTCPLITKADGSKFGKSEGGNVWLTSDKTSVYKFYQFWLNTSDEDAEKYIKIFTFLDKETIDAIIEEHKQAPHVRVLQKRLAEEITTFVHSKEELENAIVASNALFSNSIEDLKKLDEKTFLEVFDGVPMAELTIADLEEGLDMIGALAAKTNFLASNSDARRELKQNAISVNKEKVGEAKVITKDDLINNQFVLLQKGKKNYYVIRVK; from the coding sequence ATGAAAAATTTAGTAGAAGAATTACGTTGGAGAGGCTTAGTGCATGACTTGATGCCTGGAACTGAAGAGCAATTGAAAAATCCTACTACTGCATATATTGGTTTCGATCCCACATCAGATTCTTTACATATTGGTAGCTTAGTGCCCATTATTTTATTAAAGCATTTACGCGATTTTGGTCACAAGCCAATTGCTTTAGTTGGTGGTGCTACAGGAATGATTGGTGATCCATCTGGAAAGTCAGATGAAAGAAACTTATTAGATGAAACTACATTAAATAAAAATGTAGACGGAATTAAAGGTGTTTTATCACGTTTTTTAGATTTTGAAGCAACAGATGCGAATGCTCCAATATTGGTAAATAACTACGATTGGATGAAAACTTTTTCATTTATTAGTTTTGCACGCGATGTGGGAAAACGCATTACGGTTAACTATATGATGGCTAAAGACTCAGTAAAGAAACGATTAAGCGGAGAAGTAGGAGAAGGAATGAGTTTTACAGAGTTTACTTACCAATTAATTCAAGGTTACGATTTTTACCATTTACATAAAGAGTATAACTGTGTGCTACAAATGGGCGGAAGTGATCAATGGGGAAATATTACAACAGGAACTGAACTAATTCGTAGAATGAATGTTGGTATCGATGAAAATGCAAAAGCATTTGCAATGACTTGTCCATTAATTACTAAAGCAGATGGTTCAAAATTTGGCAAAAGTGAAGGAGGAAATGTTTGGTTAACATCGGATAAAACTTCAGTTTATAAATTTTACCAATTTTGGTTAAACACTTCAGATGAAGATGCAGAAAAATACATTAAGATATTTACATTTTTAGATAAAGAAACAATCGATGCTATCATTGAAGAGCACAAACAAGCGCCACATGTGCGTGTTTTACAAAAGCGTTTAGCGGAAGAAATTACAACTTTTGTACATTCTAAAGAAGAACTTGAAAATGCAATTGTAGCTTCAAATGCTTTGTTTAGTAATTCTATTGAAGATTTAAAAAAATTAGATGAGAAGACTTTCTTAGAAGTTTTTGATGGTGTTCCAATGGCTGAATTAACAATTGCTGATTTAGAAGAAGGTTTAGATATGATTGGAGCTTTAGCTGCAAAAACTAACTTTTTAGCTTCTAATAGTGATGCTAGAAGAGAATTAAAACAAAATGCTATTTCTGTAAACAAAGAAAAAGTAGGCGAAGCTAAAGTAATTACAAAAGATGATTTAATTAACAATCAATTTGTATTACTGCAAAAAGGAAAGAAAAATTATTATGTTATAAGAGTGAAGTGA
- a CDS encoding NAD-dependent epimerase/dehydratase family protein, whose translation MILVTGATGLVGSHLLVKLLQENEVVRAIYREEKSLVAVQNVFKYYNEINLFDKIEWIKADINDVPSLEIAFHNITRVYHCAAFISFDPKDEEQLFKVNIEGTANIVNCCIDFGIDKLCYVSSVAALGEATNSNLIITEETEWNPEKPRNEYAISKYAGEMEVWRGYQEGLKVVIVNPDVIFGYGFPNNGSSSAINAIKKGNPFYTKGKFGIVAVEDLVNCMTKLMNSSISGERYTIVAENITFQEGLNAIADALKLKRPFIYASKGLTSIAWRLDWFLSLLLRKKRILTRLTAKSSHSLAEYDTTKIKTTLGYDFVDMKEYLKKLLINF comes from the coding sequence ATGATTTTAGTAACAGGCGCAACCGGACTTGTAGGTTCTCATTTATTGGTAAAACTGCTTCAAGAAAATGAAGTTGTTAGAGCTATTTATAGAGAAGAAAAAAGTTTAGTTGCTGTTCAAAATGTATTCAAATATTACAACGAAATTAATCTATTCGACAAAATTGAATGGATAAAAGCCGACATTAACGATGTTCCTAGTTTAGAAATTGCATTTCATAATATTACTAGAGTTTATCATTGTGCAGCCTTTATTTCTTTTGATCCAAAAGATGAAGAACAACTATTCAAAGTAAATATTGAAGGAACTGCAAATATTGTGAATTGTTGTATTGATTTTGGCATCGATAAATTATGCTATGTAAGCTCAGTAGCCGCACTTGGTGAAGCGACAAACAGTAATTTAATTATAACCGAAGAAACAGAGTGGAATCCTGAGAAGCCTAGAAATGAATATGCCATTTCTAAATACGCAGGAGAAATGGAAGTTTGGCGTGGTTATCAAGAAGGTTTAAAAGTTGTTATTGTAAATCCAGATGTGATTTTTGGTTATGGTTTCCCGAATAATGGCAGTAGCTCCGCAATAAATGCAATAAAAAAAGGAAATCCGTTTTATACAAAAGGAAAATTTGGAATTGTAGCCGTTGAAGATTTAGTAAACTGCATGACAAAACTAATGAACAGCTCTATTTCGGGTGAACGTTATACTATAGTTGCTGAAAACATTACATTTCAAGAAGGACTAAATGCAATTGCTGACGCTTTAAAACTGAAAAGACCATTTATTTACGCTAGTAAAGGGCTAACTTCAATTGCTTGGAGATTAGATTGGTTTTTATCTCTTTTATTACGCAAAAAAAGAATTTTAACAAGGCTAACTGCAAAAAGTTCTCACTCATTAGCTGAATATGATACTACTAAAATTAAAACCACTTTAGGCTACGATTTTGTAGACATGAAAGAATATTTAAAAAAACTACTAATTAACTTTTAG
- a CDS encoding DUF4296 domain-containing protein — protein MNKILRIAILGLLINFTSCKDMAVEKPDNLLPEDKMIDIIYDIAILQAADNYKPINLSDAGVKVNNYIYKKYNIDSTTYYQNHKYYASDVNNYKKIYKKVLEKITAEQTSLSDSTSIGKQTDNVEGIVK, from the coding sequence ATGAATAAAATATTAAGAATAGCAATATTAGGATTATTAATAAACTTTACGTCTTGTAAAGATATGGCGGTTGAAAAGCCAGACAATCTTTTACCTGAAGATAAAATGATTGATATTATTTATGATATTGCTATTCTTCAAGCTGCAGATAATTATAAACCTATTAATTTATCTGATGCTGGTGTAAAAGTTAATAATTACATATATAAGAAATATAATATTGATAGTACGACCTATTATCAAAACCATAAATATTATGCTTCTGATGTAAATAATTATAAAAAAATCTACAAAAAAGTTTTAGAGAAAATAACTGCTGAACAAACTTCTTTAAGTGATTCTACTTCAATTGGAAAACAAACAGATAATGTTGAAGGAATTGTAAAATAA
- a CDS encoding dihydroorotase, translated as MSTYLVKNAKIVNEGEIFEGDVLIENEFIKEIAEKISPKSSDCIIVDAEGNYLIPGAIDDQVHFREPGLTQKATIETESKAAVAGGVTTFIDQPNTVPNAVTQELLEQKYQIAATTSYANYSFMMGGTNDNLEEVLKTNPRNVAGIKLFLGSSTGNMLVDNQETLEKIFSSTKMLIAVHCEDEATIKANLEKYKEEYGDDIPMKFHHLIRSEEACYISSSKAIELAKKTGARLHVFHLSTAKEMDLFTNKIPLEKKKITAEVCVHHLWFTNEDYETKGSLIKWNPAVKTANDREALWDALLDDRIDVIATDHAPHTLEEKTNPYTSCPSGAPLVQHSVVAMFEAHLRGKISVEKIVEKMCHNPAKIFNIEKRGFIKEGYYADLAIVNTHLPWVVKKENLLYKCGWSPLEGTNFKSRVTHTFINGKLVFQNGKVKNIKAGQRLLFERDF; from the coding sequence ATGAGTACATATTTAGTAAAAAATGCTAAAATTGTTAATGAAGGAGAAATCTTTGAAGGCGATGTTTTAATAGAAAATGAATTTATTAAAGAAATTGCCGAAAAAATAAGTCCAAAATCTTCTGATTGTATCATTGTTGATGCTGAAGGTAATTATTTAATTCCCGGAGCAATCGACGATCAAGTGCATTTTAGAGAACCAGGATTAACACAAAAAGCAACTATTGAAACTGAAAGTAAAGCTGCTGTTGCTGGTGGTGTTACTACTTTTATTGACCAACCAAATACAGTTCCGAATGCGGTTACTCAAGAGTTGTTAGAGCAAAAATATCAAATTGCTGCTACGACATCTTATGCGAATTATTCGTTTATGATGGGAGGAACTAATGATAACTTAGAGGAAGTTTTAAAAACAAATCCTCGAAATGTAGCAGGAATAAAACTTTTCTTAGGTTCATCAACAGGAAATATGTTGGTTGATAATCAAGAAACTTTAGAAAAAATATTTTCTTCAACAAAAATGCTTATTGCTGTTCATTGTGAAGATGAAGCTACCATAAAAGCTAATTTAGAAAAATATAAAGAAGAATATGGTGATGATATTCCAATGAAGTTTCACCATTTAATTCGTAGTGAAGAAGCTTGTTATATTTCATCTTCAAAAGCAATTGAGTTAGCTAAAAAAACGGGAGCTCGTTTGCATGTTTTTCATTTGTCGACAGCCAAAGAAATGGATTTATTTACTAATAAAATTCCTTTGGAGAAAAAGAAAATTACGGCCGAAGTTTGTGTGCATCATCTATGGTTTACCAATGAAGATTATGAAACTAAAGGAAGTTTAATTAAATGGAATCCTGCTGTTAAAACAGCAAACGATAGAGAAGCTTTATGGGATGCGCTTTTAGATGATAGAATTGATGTTATTGCAACAGACCATGCGCCACACACTTTAGAAGAGAAAACAAATCCTTACACTAGTTGTCCTTCTGGAGCGCCGTTAGTGCAACATTCTGTTGTGGCAATGTTTGAAGCGCACTTAAGAGGAAAAATTTCAGTAGAAAAAATTGTAGAGAAGATGTGTCATAATCCTGCAAAAATTTTCAATATTGAAAAAAGAGGTTTTATAAAAGAAGGTTATTATGCCGATTTGGCTATTGTAAATACACATTTACCTTGGGTTGTAAAAAAAGAGAATTTATTGTATAAATGTGGTTGGTCGCCGTTAGAAGGAACGAATTTTAAATCTAGAGTAACACATACATTTATTAATGGTAAATTAGTTTTCCAAAACGGTAAAGTAAAAAATATAAAAGCAGGTCAACGCTTGTTATTTGAAAGAGATTTTTAA